CGTCGCGGTAGCGCACACGTGAGCCCATGCGGACCACGTCGTGCAGGTCGGCATCGTCGGCGACGACCTGGGCGCGGTCGGTCTCGCGGGCGAGGAACTGGGCCACGCGCGGAAACACCGCCATGCTGGAATCGGCCAGCGCGCTGAGGCGATGCGCCTCGCTCGCGGTGATCACGATCGGCGGCAAGGCCGCGGCGGAAAAGCGGTTCTGAATGCTCTGGGGCATGTCGGTTTGACCTTGCGGTTGATCGAAGGCGCAACAGCGCCGGCGCGCGAATACTTCGCGCGACACGACGGATTGAAATGGTGTTGATGACGTCTAAGGAATCCGGACGGCGCGCGATCGCCGGCCGGCTAATTGCCTGCGTGCAGACGTCCGGCGCGCAATCCGAGGCGCGCAATGCGGGTGTCGATGCTCAGCATGTCGATCATGGCAGCATCAACATAGCCGCTCGTGCCGTCGCATCCATTGCGGCGAAAGCGCGCACGCGCCGCACGTCAGGGCTGGCCGATGCCGGTGAGGCCGAGCGCAGCACCTGCGGCGAGCGCGAGCAGCGGATGGATGCGGGTCGTGGTGGTGGCGATCGCGACGCTGGCCGCGATCAGGATCGTGCCCCAGCTCGAGGCAGAGGCGTGGGTTATGATGATGGCGCTGGCGGTGACGAGGCCGGCGGTGACTGGGACCAGCCCGGCCTGCACGGTGCGCCGCCAGGGTCGGTCCTTGAAGCGCTCCCAGAGCCGCAGTGCAAAGCCGGTGACCAGCGACGACGGACCGAACTTGGCGAGCGAGGTCACCAGCACGCCGGAGAAGCCCGCGACATGCCAGCCGACCAGCGGCACCACCATCATGTTCGGCCCGGGCGCGGCCTGCGCCAGCGCGAAAAGCGCGCCGAATTCCTGCGCCGTCATCCAGTGATGGATGTCGACCACCTGACGCTGCATCTCGGGCAGGATGGTGTTGCCGCCGCCGAAGGCCAGTAGGGAGAGCTCGGCGAAGATCAGTGCGAGCGTGACGAGGGTTGCAGTCATGATGCCTGCCTCGCGCGCAGCAAGATGCTGAGCGGCGCCAGTGTCAGCAGCGTCGGCAGCAGCGGCAGCCGGAGCACCGCGATCGCGAGCACGCAG
The window above is part of the Bradyrhizobium sp. PSBB068 genome. Proteins encoded here:
- a CDS encoding chromate transporter produces the protein MTATLVTLALIFAELSLLAFGGGNTILPEMQRQVVDIHHWMTAQEFGALFALAQAAPGPNMMVVPLVGWHVAGFSGVLVTSLAKFGPSSLVTGFALRLWERFKDRPWRRTVQAGLVPVTAGLVTASAIIITHASASSWGTILIAASVAIATTTTRIHPLLALAAGAALGLTGIGQP